The DNA region CGTACCGCGTTGGCCGAGGCGGTGCGGGTGACCCGACCCGGTGGCCTGGTGGTTGCCGCCGCGATCTCCCGGTTCGCCGGCCCACTGCACTTCGCCGCCACCCGTCGGTGGAGCGATGCGATGGCGGGTGCGGCGCGGTTGCTGGCCGCCGACGGGCGCAACGACCCCGGGATCGGGTTCACCGTCGCCTACTTCCACCGGGTCGAGGAGTTGACCGGCGAGCTGCAGGCCGCTGGCCTGACGCGGGTCACCGTACACGGGATCGAAGGCCCTGGATGGACGGCGGCCGAGGCGGCGGCCGACGCTCCGGACGCGGACGTCGTGTTCGACCACGCGCTCGCCCTCGCCCGGGTCTACGGTCACGAGCCGGCACTGCTCGCCGCCAGCGCACATCTGCTCGCCGCCGGCACCGTCACGGCCGGCACCACCGGTTAGGCTGCCGGCGGTCGAGGCGGGGGAGGTAGCGATGCGTGGCATGGCGACGGCGGACCGGGCGTCGGGGTGTCTGTTCGGGCTGGCGTACGGCGATGCGCTCGGCAAGCCGACCGAGTTCATGCAGGTCGCCGAGATCCACCAGCGGTACGGCCAGGCCGGTCCGCGCGAGCTGGTCGGCGAGCCGGCACTGGTCACCGACGACACCCAGATGACGCTGGCGGTCGGCTGGGCGCTGCACGACGCCCCGGCGGCGACGCCGCAGGTGGTCGAACCGCTGCTGCGGGCCCGATTCCTGGCCTGGGCGGCCAGTCCGGACAACAACCGGGCGCCGGGGATGACCTGTCTGCGGGCCTGCGGCGAACTGTCCACCGGGGCACCGTGGCAACAGGCCACCGTCGCTGGCTCGAAGGGCTGCGGGGCCAACATGCGGGTCGCCCCGGTCGGCCTGGTCGCCGGGTACGACGACGACGTCGTGGCCGGGCTGGCGCAGCTGCAGGCCGGGCTGACCCACGGGCACCCGACGGCGCTGGCCGCCAGTGAGTTGACCGCCGTCGCGGTCCGGCTGCTCCGCACCGGTACGCCGTTGCCCGACCTGCCGGCGGCGCTGCGCGAGCACTGCCACCGGGAGCGGGAGGTCTACCGGGTCGACTGGCTCGGCCCGTTGTGGCAACGACCCGGCGTGGACAGCCCGACCGGGTTCATCGCGCGGGGTTGGGACGAGTGCCTGGCAGCGCTGGACCGGCTCGATGCGGCGCTCGCCGTCGGTGACGACGGCGGTGACGCCTGCCGGCTGACCGGGGAGGGCTGGATCGCCGAGGAGGCCCTGGCCACCGGGCTGCTGTGCGCCCTGTGGCACGCCGACGACCCGGTGGGGGCGCTGGCCCGGGGCGCGGCGACCGCCGGGGACTCGGACTCGATCGCCTGTCTGGCCGGGGCGTTCGTCGGTGCCGCGTACGGGATGGCGGCCTGGCCGTCGTCGTGGTCGGACCGCATCGAGTACGCCGACCAGCTGCGCGCCCTGGGCCGGGCCTGGGATTGACCTGGTCAGCCGGGCCTGGGCCTGGGCTGGTCGCCGGTCAGCCGAGCGTGACCTGGGTGACCACGCCGAGCAGGGTGCCGAGAAGGAACGTCGCCCAGGCGGTGCGGTTACCCGATCGGCGCAGGGCGGTGAGCTCCTGGTTGAGTCCGTCGAGTCGGCGGGCGACGGCGTCCACCTCGGCCTGCACGGTCGGGACGGCACCGGCGACCGTGGCCGCCTCGACCTCCCGCCGGGCGTCGTCCAGGGTGTGTGAGGCCTGTCCGAGCTCGGCCGCTGCCCGTTGGGCCCGTTGGCCGGTGACCGTCACCGTTCGGGTGATCAACGATCCGGCACCGGCGGCGATGACCACCGCCAGGAGCAGCAGGATGGTGCTGACCCACGATGAGCTGGCGTTCGGTTGTTCCCGGTCGACCGCGACGGTGATGGCCAGGCCGACCAGCATCCCGCCGACCGCGAGCACCACCAGCTTCCGGCCGATGTTGCCGCTGCCCTGTCCGGCCGGCTGCGGCCGGTCCGCGGTCACGTCATGCGGCCGGTCCGCGGTCACGTCATGCTGCCGGCTCATGGCTCAACGGTAACGACCGTACGCCACCTTCGGCAATGTCGCCGAAGGTGAGGGAGCCTTCTGCGATGTCGCAGATTCTCAGATAGTGCATAGCGATGTGATGTATCGACGGCTGAACCTGCCCCGGTTTGGGCGGAAGGAGATGCTTTTCCCGTGCCTGCCGACACCAGGAGACGCCATGTCTCACCATGTCGCTGAGTGCGATCCCATGCGGGGACAGCTAACCTGGTGCTACATCCCACATTAGTTGATCTTAGGGGAACCGCGATGATCAAAAGTGCTGATCCCGAGGTGCAGCGTCGCCGCTTGCGGATCCAGCTGCGCGACTTCCGGCAGACTCGGCAGTTGACCCAGAAGGACGTGGCGAAGGAGCTGGACTGGTCGACGTCGAAGCTCATCCGGATCGAGACCGGTGAGTCGAGTATCGCGGTCAGCGACCTACGCGCCCTACTGGCCCACTACGAGGTGACCGATCCCGACCTCGTCGAGCAACTCGTCGGGATGGCCCGGACCGCGAAGCACCAGACCTGGTCGTCGTACCGTGACGTACTGAGCCCAGCGCTGATGCTCTACCTCGGCTACGAGAGCTCCGCATCCCGGATCCGGCAGTTCGAGCCGTTGCTCATCCCCGGCCTGTTGCAGACCGAGGAGTACGCCCGCGCGATCATTCGGGCCTACTCCCCGCCGTCACGGTCGGACCGGGACATCGAACGGATTCTCCAGGCCCGGATGGAGCGCCAGGAGCTGCTGACCCGTGACGACCCGCCGGAGATCTCCTGTCTGATGGATGAGGCTGCGGTCCGCCGGGCGGTCGGCAAGCCGGGCGTGATGGTCCGACAGTTGCAGAAGCTCAAGGACCTCAACGCACAGCCGAACATCTCGATCCAGATCGTGCGGTTCAGCGCCGGTGAGCACCCTGGGATGCAGGGCCCGTTCTCGATCCTCGACTTCCCCGACCCGGCCGACGACGACCTGGTCTACCTGGAGTCCGCCACCGCCCAGACGCTCAGCGGCGAAGCGGCGGCGGTCTACATCGAGAAGTACTTCCAGATCGAGGACCTCGCCACGCCGAAGGCTCGACTGAACGAGGTCATGGACGAGCTCATCGCGGAGCTGCAGCGCACTCGGAAGCTGACACCGACAGCGGACAACTGACAACTGGTGGCACCGGGTGCGACCAGGCCGACTAAGGGGAACGCGGATGACGTCCTCACGCCCTGCGGATGAGCAGATGGAACCGTCGACCGTTGCCTGCCTGGTTCCGGGCACGCGCGCTGGCAGGGCGTCGTGGACTACGGTACGCGGCCTACCCACGGCGCTTCGCCGGCGCGTGCCATGGCAGCCGGTGGCGCTCACCGCGACACCCATGACGAGCCTGTTGACCGTGGTGCTCTACCTTCAGCTGCATCCTGCACGGTGGGCGTGGACCGCCGTGACGCTGGTCGCCATCTACGTCAGCGCGCGACTGTGGCCGACTGCCAGTCGGGTGCTGCCGGCCGCCGCCGGGCGACTGTCACGACGGTCCACGCCCCGCGCGGACGGCCAGGCGGTGGAGCACGCCACCGGCGGCGATCACCAGTACGCCGGCGACCACTAGCTGCGCCGGCCATTCGGCCCGTCCGTCGATCAGTCGGGCACCGGCACCGGCAGCGGCGGCGAGGCCGACCACCAGTGGCGCCGCGACGGCCGCGTAGGTCAACAGTCTGCGTCGCGATGGCACCACCGTGGCGCCATCGCCGGCTCCGGCCGATGAGCCGGCATCAGCACCGGAACCGATTCGTGGGTCGTCACCGGCCACCGGCGCCCTCCTCACCCTGCACATGATCCGATCAACAGCGTCGCGGTGGATCACAAGCGCGGCCGAACAGCGGCCAGGCGGAGCCGATGCTAGCATTTTCGGCCCCTGCAAATTGGACATGACGCGCAATCAATCGCGATTCGCCAGTTGATCTCGATGTGCCCGATGGCACACATATACGCGACTGCCTATACTTTGATTGCTCGATGCCGAGCGGTTCAAGCACATCAGGCGACCCGGATCAGGATGCGTGGGTCGACATCCACACACGGCGGGTCGATCCCTCGCGACTAATCGGGAGAGCTCGTGGCAGGCACACCGCAACCAGGCAACTGGCGGACGAGCACCTACAGCGGCGCCGACGGGTGCGTCGAGGTCGCACACGACGGTCACCTGGTGTACGTCCGCGACTCGAAGAGCCGCACGGCGACCCTGCGGTTCGGCCACCCACAGTGGACACGTCTGCTGCGCTCACTGAAGTAGCTCCCCGGAGCAACCTGAACGCCCGCCCCGACCCCGGAGCGGGCGTTTCTTGTCGGGTACCCGCACCCACCCCGCACGGCCGCCGGCGCACGCCGTGTTAGCGACCACATCTGGCATCCACACTGATCGGCACGGCCGTCGCGCTACCCACCCGCAGCGTCGCGCAGCCGCACACCAGTTAGCTGGCCGTCGATGGATTGCTGATGTTATCGATAACAGCTATCCTCGGCTGCGGGAGCGAGGGCACGCTTCGACGCACCGCGGTCACGACCAGCCGACCGCCGGCGTCGACGGCACCGCCCGATGGCGTCCGGGCACCCCTGTCGACACGACCAGGTAGTGGTCCCGACGGCCGGCACCGTCCGCCGGCAGTTGGACCGGTCGATCTCCGCGCCCACATCGACGCTCCACCAAGGAGTCCCGGTGACAATCACGAGACGTAACCGTGCCGTCGGTGTCGTCACGAGCCTGCTGTGCCTGGCGACGTTCCTCGTCGCCACGCCGGCCCGGGCCGACAATCCGATCGTCCAGCACATCTACACCGCCGACCCCGCCCCGCTGGTGCACGACAACCGGGTCTACCTGTACACCAGCCACGACGAGGACGGCTCGACGTACTTCACGATGCGCGACTGGCAACTGTTCTCCTCCGCCGACATGGTCAACTGGACCCACCACGGCTCACCGCTGAGCCTGACCACGTTCAGCTGGGCCAGCGCCGACGCCTGGGCCGGGCACGTCATCGAACGCAACGGCAAGTTCTACTGGTACGTACCCGTGAAGGCCAGGGCGACCAACTCGATGGCGATCGGGGTGGCGGTCGCGGACAGCCCGACCGGTCCGTTCCGCGACGCCCTCGGCCGACCGTTGGTGGCCAACGGCGAGATCGACCCGCACGCCTTCATCGACGACAACGGGCAGGCCTACCTCTACTGGGGAAACCCCAACCTGTGGTATGTCCGGCTCAACGCCGACATGATCTCGTACTCGGGCAGCCCCACTCAGATTCCGTTGACCACGGCCGGTTTCGGCACCCGCACCGGCAATCCGGACCGGCCCACCCTGTACGAAGAGGGCCCCTGGGTCTACAAACGCAACGGGATCTACTACAACGTCTTCGCCGCCGAATGCTGTTCCGAGTTCATCGGCTACTCGACGGCCCCCGGGCCGACCGGCCCGTGGACGTACCGGGGGACGGTGATGCCCCGGCAGGGTGCCAGCTTCACCAACCATCCCGGCGTCATCGACTTCGCCGGTGGATCGTACTTCTTCTACCACAACGGGGCGCTGCCCGGCGGGGGCGGATTCACCCGGTCCGTCGCGGTGGAGAAGTTCAGTTACCGCGCCGACGGCACGATCCCGACGATGAACATGACCACGGCAGGCGCGCCGCAGATCGGCACCCTCAACCCGTACGTCCGGCAGGAGGCCGAGACCGTCGCCTGGTCGGTCGGGATCGAGACGGAGCCGTCCAGCGAGGGCACCATGAACGTCGGCTGGCTCGAGAACGGCGACTACATCAAGGTCAAGGGCGTAGCCTTCGGCACCGGGGCGAGCACGTTCACGGCGCGGGTCGCCTCCGGATCCAGCGGCGGGAGCATCGAACTCCGCCTGGGCGGCCCGACCGGCACCCGGATCGGCACCTGCAGCGTGCCCGGCACCGGCGGCTGGCAGACCTGGACCACCGTCAGCTGTCCGGTCACCGGCGCCACCGGGACCCAGGACCTGTACCTGCGGTTCACCGGGGGCAGCGGCTACCTGCTCAACGCCGACTGGTGGCAGTTCTCCACCGGCGGCACCCCGCCGCCGACCACCGCGCCACCCACGACCGCGCCGCCCACGACCATGCCACCGACCACCGCACCGCCCACCACCGCACCGCCGACGCCCGGCGATCCGGGCACGTCCTGCACCGCCGCGGTGACGGTCCCGGCCACCTGGCAGGGCGGCTACGAGGGCAGGCTGACGGTGACCAACGGCACCGCGGCGACCATCGGCGGCTGGCGGGTGACCTTCACCCTGCCCGCCGGGCAGACGGTGACGCAGGGCTGGAGCGGCACGTTCAGTCAGCAGGGCACCCAGGTGACAGTGACCAACGCCAGCTACAACGGGCAGCTGGCGCCCGGGTCGTCGACCACTGCCGGATTCATCGCGTCGACCGGCGGCAGCGGCGGACAGCCACCGGGCAACGTCACCTGCACCGCCAGCTGACGATCGGGTCAGCTGGCCGGCCCGCCAGTTGACCAGATGAGCCAGCGGAGTTCCCGGGCCAGCGGTCGACGCCGACGACCGCCCCGGCCCGGGAACTCCGCGACCTACCCGCCGCCGACCACCACGACCGCCCACCCGGCCACCGGCCGGCGTCAGCCGACACCGGTCGACAGCGTCAGGACACGCAGCAGTCGCGCTCGACGGCGGACAGCGGCGACGTCCGCAGGATCCGTACCTGGCCGAGGTCGCCGCCGAGCGGGTCGGCGAAACTGCCGTTCGGCTCCGGCAGCACCTCGACGACGAGGGTGCTGACCGGCAGCCCGGCCGGCAGCCCGGCGGCCGCCAACGCGGCCCGCACCTCGGCACCGGTCCAGGCGGTCTCCCCCTCCACCGGCAGCGGCACCGAGCGGTGCTCGACCCGGCGTCGCGGAATCGCCAGCTGGCGCAGGCCGATCTGCACGTTGCGCCGGGTGCTCGCGTCGGCCTGCACCACCCGTGCGTACAGCACCGCCCACAGCTGGGTGTTCGGCGGGTCCGGCAGTGCCCGGCGCAGTCCGACGTACGGGGTGGCGTACGGGGCCCGCACCCGGATCGCCCCGTCCGGCTCGGCGAGCACCGTCGCCGCCAGCTCCGGCGCCGGGTGCGCCACCCCTTCCAGCGTCAGCGGTTCGCCGTACCGGCCCTGCGCGGTGGACCAGAGTGGATCGTCGGCCGGCCCACGGTCGTGGCCGACCCGGATCTCGTAGGTGTAGAACGAGAACAGCTCCGGCGAGCCGGCGTCGGTGTTCGGCGGCAGCGGCACCAGGAAGTGCCGGTCGCTGTCGGCGGCCGGCTCCATCCGCTGCATGGTCGCGTACCCGGCCAGGTCCTGCACCTGGCCCGGGGTGATCACCCGGACGGTCTCCGGGTCCAGCGGCAGCGTCGGCACGGTGGCCGGGTCGGCCACCGGTTCGGTGCCGGCCAGCAGCATCGGGTCCGGGGTGACAGTCAACGGCCGGACGAAGTAGGCGTCGCGCGGGTCGGCCAGCGGCTCGGCGAACTCCAGCCACAGCCGCCGGGTCCGGGGCGCGGTCGCCGCGTACGACGCGTCGGTGCCGTACGGGGTGAGTGCGACACCGGCGGCGACGACCCGGGGCACCTGCCGGGGCGGGGTGACGATCGGCAGGGCGGTGGCGATCGAGCGCGCCACGACGGCGCCGTCGGCAAGGCGCACCGCCAACTGGTACTCGACCTGCGGCTCGTACGGCAGCCCGTCGGGGCCCAGCGGTACGGCCAGCGCGTCCAGGAAGATCATCCGGACGAAGCCACGGTCCGGTGTACCACGGGTGGCCTGCACGTTGACGGATCCGATCAGTTCCATCACCCCGACCTCGGTGACGGTCTGCGGGGCGCCGGGGGCGTCCGGCAGCCGTACGGTGCGGGTCAGGGTCAGCGTCGGCGAGCCGGCGCCGCGCCAGGTCCAGTCCCGGTCCAGCAGCAGGGTCACCGCGTTGAGCCACTGCCCGGCGAGTTCGGTCGGGTCGGTGAACTCGACGCTGCCGCCGTCCGGGGCGAGATGGTGGCCGAGCCCGGCGCAGCCGAACACCACCCGCTCCCCCGGCGTGCCGAGCAGGGTC from Solwaraspora sp. WMMD791 includes:
- a CDS encoding DUF397 domain-containing protein, producing MAGTPQPGNWRTSTYSGADGCVEVAHDGHLVYVRDSKSRTATLRFGHPQWTRLLRSLK
- a CDS encoding ADP-ribosylglycohydrolase family protein, with the protein product MRGMATADRASGCLFGLAYGDALGKPTEFMQVAEIHQRYGQAGPRELVGEPALVTDDTQMTLAVGWALHDAPAATPQVVEPLLRARFLAWAASPDNNRAPGMTCLRACGELSTGAPWQQATVAGSKGCGANMRVAPVGLVAGYDDDVVAGLAQLQAGLTHGHPTALAASELTAVAVRLLRTGTPLPDLPAALREHCHREREVYRVDWLGPLWQRPGVDSPTGFIARGWDECLAALDRLDAALAVGDDGGDACRLTGEGWIAEEALATGLLCALWHADDPVGALARGAATAGDSDSIACLAGAFVGAAYGMAAWPSSWSDRIEYADQLRALGRAWD
- a CDS encoding family 43 glycosylhydrolase; translation: MTRRNRAVGVVTSLLCLATFLVATPARADNPIVQHIYTADPAPLVHDNRVYLYTSHDEDGSTYFTMRDWQLFSSADMVNWTHHGSPLSLTTFSWASADAWAGHVIERNGKFYWYVPVKARATNSMAIGVAVADSPTGPFRDALGRPLVANGEIDPHAFIDDNGQAYLYWGNPNLWYVRLNADMISYSGSPTQIPLTTAGFGTRTGNPDRPTLYEEGPWVYKRNGIYYNVFAAECCSEFIGYSTAPGPTGPWTYRGTVMPRQGASFTNHPGVIDFAGGSYFFYHNGALPGGGGFTRSVAVEKFSYRADGTIPTMNMTTAGAPQIGTLNPYVRQEAETVAWSVGIETEPSSEGTMNVGWLENGDYIKVKGVAFGTGASTFTARVASGSSGGSIELRLGGPTGTRIGTCSVPGTGGWQTWTTVSCPVTGATGTQDLYLRFTGGSGYLLNADWWQFSTGGTPPPTTAPPTTAPPTTMPPTTAPPTTAPPTPGDPGTSCTAAVTVPATWQGGYEGRLTVTNGTAATIGGWRVTFTLPAGQTVTQGWSGTFSQQGTQVTVTNASYNGQLAPGSSTTAGFIASTGGSGGQPPGNVTCTAS
- a CDS encoding helix-turn-helix transcriptional regulator, translated to MIKSADPEVQRRRLRIQLRDFRQTRQLTQKDVAKELDWSTSKLIRIETGESSIAVSDLRALLAHYEVTDPDLVEQLVGMARTAKHQTWSSYRDVLSPALMLYLGYESSASRIRQFEPLLIPGLLQTEEYARAIIRAYSPPSRSDRDIERILQARMERQELLTRDDPPEISCLMDEAAVRRAVGKPGVMVRQLQKLKDLNAQPNISIQIVRFSAGEHPGMQGPFSILDFPDPADDDLVYLESATAQTLSGEAAAVYIEKYFQIEDLATPKARLNEVMDELIAELQRTRKLTPTADN
- a CDS encoding class I SAM-dependent methyltransferase; this translates as MADTSTATIIDYYTFRYREDQRLRSRPCNRLEWRRTCELLDELLPAAPARILDVGGADGAYARRLVTAGHRVRLLDLVPAHVAQARAGQPTIDAAVADARALPEPDDAYDVTLLLGPLYHLPEPADRRTALAEAVRVTRPGGLVVAAAISRFAGPLHFAATRRWSDAMAGAARLLAADGRNDPGIGFTVAYFHRVEELTGELQAAGLTRVTVHGIEGPGWTAAEAAADAPDADVVFDHALALARVYGHEPALLAASAHLLAAGTVTAGTTG